The Parashewanella spongiae genome has a window encoding:
- a CDS encoding LysR family transcriptional regulator translates to MNQSFDLNLLRVLDILLEEKSVTATSMRLNLSQSAVSKHLAKLREMFNDPLLTRKSSRLIATPKAIELAHSIKPLLQNVEQLTRPNKFIPAQSSRRFHIDMIELAYANIIPEFMPEILATANNVKVNIQTWDQNTIEQLLNCEIEFGITCREHDPRSELHIDRLEPDLHYAELIQDHSVCLVRENHPLLTQPWNLDTFIQYRHIQVTGGGASRWVLDEVLFQQQLHRDIAIEMPDFQGAFRLCEFSDLLLCAPYRQVQEMIQIHKLKVLPLPINIIPGAFFLIWNQHFEHDLGHKWLRELIINNLKKQPPPRVC, encoded by the coding sequence ATGAACCAATCTTTTGATTTAAATCTCCTTAGGGTATTAGATATCCTACTAGAAGAGAAAAGTGTTACGGCGACCTCAATGAGACTCAACTTGAGTCAATCTGCGGTAAGTAAACACTTGGCAAAACTTAGAGAAATGTTCAATGATCCACTATTAACTCGAAAGTCTTCCCGTTTAATTGCAACCCCAAAAGCCATAGAGCTTGCCCATAGTATTAAACCGCTACTTCAAAATGTTGAACAACTCACTCGTCCAAATAAATTTATACCAGCACAGAGTTCAAGACGATTTCATATTGATATGATTGAACTAGCCTATGCCAATATTATTCCTGAGTTCATGCCTGAGATACTGGCTACGGCAAACAACGTTAAAGTAAACATACAAACTTGGGATCAAAATACCATTGAGCAACTTCTCAATTGTGAAATTGAGTTTGGCATCACTTGTCGAGAGCACGATCCTCGCTCTGAATTACATATTGATAGACTAGAGCCAGATTTACATTATGCCGAACTCATTCAAGATCATTCCGTCTGCTTAGTAAGAGAGAACCACCCACTATTGACTCAACCTTGGAATTTAGACACTTTCATTCAATACCGACATATACAAGTTACAGGCGGTGGCGCGAGCCGTTGGGTATTAGATGAAGTATTGTTTCAGCAACAGTTGCATCGTGACATCGCAATTGAAATGCCTGATTTCCAAGGAGCATTTCGTCTATGTGAATTCAGTGATCTATTACTTTGTGCACCGTATCGGCAAGTACAAGAGATGATTCAAATTCATAAACTGAAAGTACTTCCATTACCCATCAACATTATTCCTGGAGCATTTTTCTTGATCTGGAATCAGCACTTTGAACATGATCTTGGCCATAAATGGTTAAGAGAGCTGATTATTAATAATTTAAAAAAACAGCCACCTCCTAGGGTCTGTTGA
- a CDS encoding S9 family peptidase, with the protein MINAHAMETHMDGNKSPLTIERFNASPALAGTSPRGLKLSPDGKRVTYLVGRADNQSFYDLWQMDVATQKTSILVNADKLAGGELSDEEKARRERQRIYGQGIMEYDWSADSKAVLIPSAGKLYYYSLADKKVTELATDEGFATDARLSPNGRFVSFVRDQNLFVLDLSNNKLQPLTKDGGGAIKNGMAEFVAQEEMSRYTGYWWSDDESKIAFTRVDESDVEQVTRNEIYADGIKLTEQRYPYAGKNNVKIALGVVNIGSKKTIWIDLGKEQDIYLPRVKWLPGSEQLSFQWQSRDQKDLQLRVVSTNKPDSSQVLVTERSKAWINLNKDLYFLEKQNAFIWASERDGYLHLYLYDLNGKVKTQLTQGDWAVDNLEHVDEENGWVYFSGRKDTPTERHLYRVPLMGGEPEKISSRSGMHNAVFAEEKSVYLDYFNSLTQPPQISLHDAVGEKITWVEQNAVVEGHPIFDHSGLWRTPEFNKLKAEDGQTLYSRIFKPVPFDAAKKYPVVVRVYGGPHAQLVTNSWSEQDYFTQYLVQQGFIVFQLDNRGSAHRGTQFEHAIYHHLGKVEVDDQKVGVDYLRSLPYVDGDNIAIYGHSYGGYMALMSLFKAPDYFKAAISGAPVSDWRLYDTHYTERYLGNPVSNKKGYDASSIMPYVKGYQSGLLMYHGMADDNVLFENSTRVYKALQDEGKLFQMIDYPGSKHSMRGEKVRNHLYRSLADFLERQLK; encoded by the coding sequence ATGATAAATGCTCATGCAATGGAAACACACATGGATGGTAATAAGTCTCCGCTTACGATCGAACGTTTTAATGCTTCTCCAGCACTCGCCGGTACGAGCCCAAGAGGACTAAAACTCTCGCCAGACGGTAAGCGTGTCACTTATCTTGTGGGTCGTGCCGATAACCAAAGTTTTTATGATTTATGGCAAATGGACGTCGCAACTCAAAAGACCAGCATCTTAGTAAACGCTGACAAGTTGGCTGGTGGAGAACTTTCAGATGAAGAAAAAGCAAGACGGGAACGTCAGCGCATCTACGGCCAAGGTATCATGGAATACGATTGGTCTGCTGACAGCAAAGCGGTCTTAATTCCCTCAGCAGGCAAACTTTATTATTATTCACTCGCCGACAAAAAGGTCACTGAACTTGCCACTGATGAAGGTTTTGCCACAGATGCACGTTTATCACCAAACGGACGGTTTGTCTCTTTTGTCCGTGATCAAAATTTATTTGTCCTCGACTTATCAAACAATAAACTACAGCCTCTTACTAAAGATGGTGGCGGTGCGATTAAAAACGGTATGGCTGAATTTGTCGCTCAAGAAGAAATGAGCCGCTATACCGGTTATTGGTGGTCTGATGATGAATCAAAAATTGCTTTTACCCGCGTTGATGAATCCGACGTCGAACAGGTAACCCGTAACGAAATTTATGCGGATGGTATTAAACTTACTGAGCAACGTTATCCTTATGCGGGCAAAAATAACGTAAAAATTGCATTAGGTGTTGTTAATATCGGCTCTAAAAAAACAATTTGGATCGATTTAGGCAAAGAGCAGGATATTTATCTGCCTAGGGTCAAGTGGCTACCAGGAAGCGAACAACTGTCATTCCAATGGCAAAGCCGTGATCAAAAAGATCTACAACTTCGAGTAGTTTCAACCAACAAGCCTGACTCATCACAAGTGCTGGTTACTGAACGCAGCAAAGCGTGGATCAATCTTAATAAGGATTTATATTTCTTAGAAAAACAAAATGCCTTTATTTGGGCCTCTGAGCGTGATGGATATCTTCATTTATATTTGTATGACCTCAATGGCAAAGTAAAAACTCAATTGACCCAAGGAGATTGGGCAGTTGATAACCTAGAGCATGTGGATGAAGAAAATGGCTGGGTTTATTTTAGTGGTCGTAAAGATACACCAACTGAACGCCATTTATATCGTGTTCCTCTTATGGGCGGCGAGCCAGAGAAGATCAGCAGCAGATCGGGTATGCACAATGCTGTGTTTGCAGAAGAAAAGAGCGTTTATCTCGATTATTTTAACAGCTTAACTCAGCCGCCTCAGATAAGCCTGCACGACGCTGTTGGAGAAAAAATAACATGGGTTGAACAAAATGCTGTTGTAGAAGGTCACCCTATATTTGACCATTCAGGTCTATGGCGTACTCCTGAATTTAACAAACTTAAAGCTGAAGATGGACAAACCCTTTATAGCCGAATCTTTAAACCCGTTCCGTTTGATGCTGCCAAAAAATATCCTGTTGTCGTACGAGTTTATGGAGGACCTCATGCACAGCTGGTAACCAACAGTTGGAGTGAACAAGATTACTTTACTCAGTATCTTGTCCAGCAAGGCTTTATTGTATTTCAGTTAGATAATCGTGGCAGTGCGCATCGTGGTACTCAGTTTGAGCACGCGATATACCATCATTTAGGTAAAGTTGAAGTCGATGACCAAAAAGTAGGTGTCGATTACTTGCGAAGCCTACCTTACGTTGATGGCGATAATATTGCTATTTATGGACATAGTTACGGTGGCTACATGGCACTCATGAGTTTATTCAAAGCGCCTGATTACTTCAAAGCCGCTATATCAGGCGCACCAGTATCAGACTGGCGTTTATACGATACTCATTACACCGAACGTTATTTAGGCAACCCTGTTTCAAATAAAAAAGGCTATGATGCCAGCAGTATCATGCCCTATGTGAAAGGCTACCAGTCTGGTTTGTTGATGTATCACGGTATGGCTGATGACAACGTATTGTTTGAAAACAGCACACGTGTCTACAAGGCGTTGCAAGATGAAGGGAAATTATTTCAGATGATTGATTACCCGGGATCTAAGCACTCGATGCGTGGCGAGAAAGTGAGAAACCATTTGTATCGCTCATTGGCTGATTTTCTTGAAAGACAGCTAAAGTAA
- a CDS encoding GNAT family N-acetyltransferase codes for MVFKFQKATLSDRSYLLELRKSTMVKHLENSGQYLSEREHDIRLDDEYDCSHLAYFEGALIGTLKYKSTDTNIEIMQLQIAPEHQNKGFGKGIIEQIQDRAGTKSVSLTVLKDNPALKLYLRLGFKIVGEDFYEYHMVSKTKYQGKYKS; via the coding sequence ATGGTATTTAAATTTCAAAAAGCGACATTGTCAGATCGAAGTTATTTGCTTGAACTGCGCAAATCAACCATGGTCAAACATTTAGAAAACTCAGGTCAGTATCTATCAGAACGTGAGCATGACATAAGACTCGATGATGAATATGACTGCTCTCATTTAGCCTATTTTGAGGGTGCCTTAATCGGGACTTTAAAGTACAAGTCTACTGATACTAATATTGAAATCATGCAGCTTCAAATAGCGCCAGAACATCAAAATAAAGGTTTTGGAAAAGGGATTATTGAGCAAATACAAGACAGAGCAGGCACTAAAAGCGTTTCGTTAACTGTGTTAAAAGATAACCCTGCACTTAAGCTGTATTTACGATTAGGTTTTAAGATAGTTGGTGAAGATTTCTATGAATATCACATGGTATCTAAAACTAAATATCAAGGAAAGTATAAGAGCTAA
- a CDS encoding dicarboxylate/amino acid:cation symporter: MMKSLSAKIFIGLFLGLLLGTTVQYALADISFFSGSLVSFFSGIGSMFVNMIMMLVVPLVFVSIVCGVCELPDLKSFGRLGGKTFGFYIINTVVAISAALTVSLILQPGSGVDMSSDSQVAITATELPNLMSLLVNIVPSNPIRAFYDGNMLQIIFMALLVGGVIKSLGEHVSSAVSGFQTANKIMMKLITVVMNLAPVGVFALMFKLGATLQADAFISVAEYVILILVLLVLWIFVVYPFAVSLFTNISAKTFRDKTQEQVLFSLSTASSNATIPVTMRTLTEKLGVNRAVAGFGVPLGATMNMGGVSIYITVAIFFVANAFGTPFTMEQIPALIFSIFLLSVGAGGVPGGGMVMIGVLIHQTGLPIEAFAIVAAIDRIIDMFVTSSNVVGDSAVVTIVDQTEKKHQI, encoded by the coding sequence ATGATGAAGTCACTTTCGGCCAAAATTTTTATTGGTCTATTTCTCGGTCTACTGCTGGGCACGACAGTGCAATATGCATTGGCTGATATCAGTTTTTTCTCGGGATCTTTGGTTAGCTTTTTTAGTGGCATTGGCAGCATGTTCGTTAATATGATCATGATGCTGGTTGTGCCTTTGGTTTTCGTCAGTATTGTATGCGGTGTGTGTGAATTACCGGATTTAAAAAGTTTCGGGCGACTAGGTGGCAAGACCTTTGGCTTTTATATCATTAATACCGTCGTCGCCATCAGTGCAGCATTAACCGTATCATTAATTTTACAACCCGGCTCAGGTGTAGACATGAGCAGTGATTCTCAAGTTGCTATCACTGCAACTGAGCTACCTAATTTAATGTCATTACTTGTAAACATTGTACCAAGTAACCCAATTCGAGCGTTTTACGATGGCAACATGCTGCAAATTATCTTCATGGCATTACTTGTTGGAGGTGTAATTAAGTCGTTGGGTGAGCACGTTTCAAGCGCTGTTTCAGGTTTCCAAACGGCCAACAAAATCATGATGAAATTGATCACTGTTGTGATGAATCTTGCCCCTGTTGGTGTATTTGCTTTGATGTTTAAATTAGGCGCAACATTACAAGCCGACGCCTTCATCAGCGTAGCTGAATACGTGATATTGATTTTAGTTTTGTTGGTATTGTGGATTTTTGTGGTTTACCCATTTGCAGTGAGCTTATTTACTAACATTTCAGCTAAAACGTTCCGAGATAAGACTCAAGAGCAAGTATTGTTTTCGCTTTCAACAGCCAGCTCGAATGCCACCATTCCTGTCACTATGCGTACCCTGACTGAAAAGTTAGGTGTCAATAGAGCCGTTGCTGGTTTTGGTGTGCCACTTGGCGCGACCATGAATATGGGCGGGGTATCCATTTATATTACGGTGGCAATTTTCTTTGTAGCCAACGCCTTTGGCACGCCATTTACTATGGAGCAAATTCCCGCCTTAATATTCAGTATCTTTTTGCTGTCTGTGGGTGCTGGCGGTGTACCGGGTGGCGGTATGGTGATGATAGGTGTGTTAATCCACCAAACAGGCTTACCCATTGAAGCATTTGCTATTGTTGCGGCAATCGACCGTATCATCGATATGTTTGTGACGTCTAGCAATGTCGTTGGCGACAGTGCCGTAGTAACCATTGTTGACCAAACGGAAAAGAAACATCAGATTTAA
- the mrcB gene encoding penicillin-binding protein 1B has product MTKPKASTKKPPAKAKNKTKAKTKKTVSSGVLRRIWSFFWKVALIILVAVCSYGIYLDQIIARKFEGQKWHLPAQIYGRSMALYPSAAISHQQFISELKLLGYRKVRHPQQVGEFSASKTKVDLWRRPFQHPEGSQSEQRVMISFDSLGINKVTRPDGRQLAVFYMEPKLLDRIITNDGQDRLFVPSEKIPPLVVKALLQTEDRDFYLHHGVSPLAILRAVFVNISAGRTVQGGSTLTQQLAKNFFLTSKRTLVRKAREALMAIIIDYRYSKNEILEAYLNEVYMGQDKSRSVHGMGLASQFYFGRPIRELSLSQQAFLVAVIKGPSYYNPWRNPERAQQRRDLVLRLLMEAGDLNVQQYRVAVNSPLGLRNSERDVRSKLPAFFDLVKQELAQRYGPELLKQSGIKVYTSLDPLAQKAAEKAVIDTMKRLNKQPQNVQAGMVVTDKYNAGIAAMVGDRRPDYRGYNRAMTIRRPIGSLVKPFVYATALAKPNVYTLATPLADQPITLKNGKGKTWSPQNVDKKFLGQVPLLYAFKKSRNVPTVNLGMALGLDNVVDTLMDSGWKEPVSGYPSMLLGALNGSPYMVAQIFQTVADNGRFRPLQAVTHVLDNQDKLIITYQADAEQAIDPSTAYLIQYAMNQVVQSGTAARLGKAFPNTRLAGKTGTSNNNRDSWFAGFDERNVAAIWVGKDDNSKTHLYGSSGAMAIYQNFLKNRAPISLRLSPPSNITTGYFDKTNGDAKQASCESVVSLPAVKQSYRPVENCGKPLSWWQKVF; this is encoded by the coding sequence ATGACTAAGCCTAAGGCAAGCACTAAAAAGCCACCAGCAAAAGCAAAAAACAAAACTAAAGCGAAAACGAAGAAAACAGTAAGCTCTGGTGTATTAAGGCGAATTTGGTCGTTTTTTTGGAAAGTGGCATTAATTATCTTAGTCGCTGTGTGCAGCTATGGCATTTATTTAGATCAAATCATCGCACGTAAATTTGAAGGCCAAAAATGGCATTTGCCCGCTCAAATTTATGGCCGCTCAATGGCGCTCTATCCTTCTGCGGCCATAAGTCATCAACAGTTTATTTCAGAATTAAAACTCTTAGGTTATCGAAAAGTTCGTCACCCTCAACAAGTGGGTGAATTTTCAGCTTCAAAAACAAAAGTGGATTTATGGCGGCGCCCATTTCAACACCCTGAAGGCAGTCAATCTGAGCAGCGAGTGATGATAAGTTTCGACTCATTAGGCATTAATAAAGTCACTCGTCCTGATGGCAGGCAACTGGCCGTTTTTTATATGGAGCCGAAATTACTGGATAGGATCATTACCAATGATGGTCAAGATCGCCTATTTGTTCCTTCAGAGAAGATACCGCCACTAGTGGTCAAAGCACTATTACAAACTGAAGATCGGGACTTTTATCTCCATCATGGTGTTAGTCCTCTTGCTATTTTACGCGCGGTATTTGTTAATATTTCTGCTGGCCGCACTGTTCAAGGGGGGTCAACCCTAACTCAACAGCTGGCAAAGAACTTTTTTCTAACCAGTAAACGAACATTAGTGCGTAAAGCAAGAGAAGCATTAATGGCGATCATTATCGATTATCGCTATAGCAAGAATGAAATTTTAGAGGCTTACCTGAACGAAGTGTATATGGGGCAAGATAAGTCTCGTTCAGTTCATGGTATGGGACTCGCATCGCAATTTTATTTTGGACGCCCCATCCGAGAATTATCCTTATCACAGCAAGCATTTTTGGTGGCTGTGATTAAAGGTCCATCCTATTACAACCCTTGGAGGAACCCAGAAAGAGCTCAGCAACGTCGCGATTTGGTACTGAGATTGCTCATGGAAGCTGGCGATCTTAATGTCCAGCAATACCGTGTTGCGGTTAATTCTCCATTAGGCCTGAGAAATAGCGAGCGAGACGTTCGCTCAAAACTGCCAGCGTTCTTCGATTTGGTGAAGCAAGAACTCGCCCAGCGATATGGTCCAGAGTTACTCAAACAGTCCGGAATTAAGGTTTACACTAGCTTAGATCCACTGGCGCAAAAAGCGGCAGAAAAAGCGGTAATTGATACAATGAAACGCTTAAATAAACAACCGCAAAATGTTCAAGCCGGTATGGTAGTGACGGACAAATATAACGCAGGAATTGCAGCTATGGTTGGCGATCGTCGACCTGATTACCGTGGTTATAATCGTGCAATGACCATTCGTCGCCCTATTGGTTCCTTAGTCAAACCCTTCGTTTATGCAACTGCATTGGCTAAGCCAAACGTGTATACCTTAGCAACGCCATTAGCCGATCAGCCAATTACACTTAAAAATGGTAAAGGAAAAACTTGGTCGCCACAAAACGTGGATAAGAAGTTTCTCGGCCAAGTACCATTGCTCTATGCCTTTAAAAAATCACGCAATGTACCTACGGTAAATTTAGGCATGGCATTAGGTTTAGATAACGTCGTTGACACATTAATGGACTCTGGCTGGAAAGAGCCTGTATCCGGTTATCCATCCATGTTGCTGGGAGCCTTAAATGGGTCACCATATATGGTGGCTCAAATTTTCCAAACTGTCGCTGATAATGGCCGTTTTAGACCTCTACAGGCTGTCACTCATGTTCTGGATAATCAAGATAAGCTGATCATCACCTACCAAGCAGATGCTGAGCAAGCCATTGACCCAAGCACGGCTTATTTAATCCAATACGCCATGAATCAAGTGGTGCAGTCTGGCACAGCAGCACGATTAGGAAAGGCTTTCCCCAATACACGTCTCGCAGGGAAAACGGGAACCAGTAATAATAATCGTGATTCATGGTTCGCGGGTTTTGATGAGCGTAATGTGGCCGCCATATGGGTAGGCAAAGATGACAACAGTAAAACACACTTGTACGGCAGCAGTGGTGCAATGGCAATTTATCAAAACTTTTTGAAAAACCGAGCACCAATTAGTTTGAGACTATCCCCACCGAGTAATATCACTACAGGCTACTTTGATAAAACCAATGGCGATGCCAAACAAGCTAGCTGTGAAAGTGTGGTGTCATTGCCCGCAGTAAAACAAAGTTATCGACCCGTTGAAAACTGTGGCAAGCCTTTATCTTGGTGGCAAAAAGTATTTTAA
- a CDS encoding class 1 fructose-bisphosphatase, protein MQTFTQYVAGSNIDTSLKQLLHTLVNTSKEISKAVSHGALAGVLGETEQQNVQGETQKKLDIITNDMLKNALDNDLTVKGIASEEEDYVVAANENGQYLVCFDPLDGSSNIDINSLVGTIFSVLPATEDELTEASFLQKGCNQVAAGYVLYGPSTMLALTTGNGVQMFTLHPETNEFMLTEAQVAIPVDTKEFAINMSNQRFWQPAMQTYINDLIKGDTGVRQKNFNMRWIAAMVGDVHRVLSRGGIFTYPADTKNPKKPFKLRLMYEANPMALLVEQSGGLASTGYENILDIQPQEIHQRVAVILGSSNEVETCLNYHAL, encoded by the coding sequence ATGCAAACCTTTACTCAATATGTGGCTGGATCAAATATAGATACTAGCCTCAAACAGTTGCTTCATACTCTTGTTAATACTTCAAAAGAAATTAGTAAAGCCGTAAGTCACGGAGCGCTTGCAGGCGTATTGGGCGAAACAGAGCAGCAAAATGTTCAAGGGGAAACCCAGAAAAAGCTTGATATCATCACCAATGATATGCTCAAAAATGCATTAGACAATGATTTAACCGTTAAAGGCATCGCTTCTGAAGAAGAAGATTATGTGGTGGCGGCTAATGAAAATGGTCAGTATCTCGTTTGCTTTGATCCACTTGATGGCTCATCTAACATCGATATTAATTCGTTAGTGGGGACGATTTTTTCGGTATTGCCAGCAACAGAAGATGAGTTGACCGAAGCGAGCTTTTTGCAAAAAGGGTGTAATCAAGTTGCTGCTGGGTATGTGTTATACGGCCCATCAACCATGTTAGCTCTGACAACCGGTAACGGTGTGCAAATGTTCACTCTGCATCCAGAAACCAACGAATTTATGCTAACAGAAGCTCAAGTTGCTATCCCTGTAGACACTAAAGAATTTGCTATTAATATGTCGAATCAACGCTTTTGGCAGCCAGCCATGCAAACTTATATTAATGACTTGATTAAGGGGGATACGGGTGTGCGGCAAAAGAACTTTAATATGCGTTGGATAGCGGCGATGGTTGGAGATGTTCACCGTGTTTTATCACGTGGTGGTATTTTTACGTATCCAGCCGATACCAAAAATCCTAAAAAACCGTTTAAGCTACGTTTGATGTACGAGGCCAATCCTATGGCTTTACTGGTTGAACAATCTGGTGGTCTTGCATCAACAGGATATGAGAACATTCTTGATATTCAGCCACAAGAGATTCACCAACGGGTTGCTGTCATTCTAGGCAGTAGCAATGAAGTTGAAACGTGCTTGAACTATCACGCGCTATAG
- a CDS encoding multidrug effflux MFS transporter, with product MSKLRLMMIFIPMVIFSPLAIDIFLPALPEMASNMSTSMISMQWTITCFILSLGIGQLIFGPLSDRFGRRPIALGGIIVYGISALLMSMIHQFEWHIALRFLQGIGACSIVVTAYSSVRDRLNTTESSAVYSYLNGAICCIPALAPVLGYHLSRDFGWESTFLFMAGFAVISGLLIYFTFDESRPATSTSNSQSISFANYRAVLAESKFTFHAILVMLAMSIILAYVSSAPALLMDKLGLSQEDFTFWFSVNAVVCIVASIIVPHIAKNLGVKRAIELGLVLLMGVGGLLIVQETITSAVNYMIPVIVSSIGFSLLMGVCTGQALSPFKHTAGTAAAVLGFIQMSGAALLVTFIQAMGFGASEQLILLSILVLCTYIYWKIPRFNRKILAHN from the coding sequence ATGAGCAAGTTACGTTTAATGATGATTTTTATCCCTATGGTGATTTTTAGCCCATTGGCGATTGATATTTTTTTACCAGCATTGCCTGAAATGGCAAGCAATATGTCGACATCAATGATCAGTATGCAATGGACGATAACTTGCTTTATTTTAAGTTTAGGAATTGGGCAGCTAATCTTCGGGCCGCTTTCAGATCGTTTTGGTCGCCGTCCAATCGCTTTAGGTGGTATTATTGTTTATGGGATCAGCGCATTATTGATGTCGATGATTCATCAGTTTGAATGGCACATAGCTTTGCGTTTTCTTCAAGGTATCGGGGCTTGCTCAATTGTGGTGACAGCCTATTCGAGTGTCCGAGATCGGCTTAACACTACTGAAAGTAGTGCCGTATATAGCTATCTAAATGGTGCAATTTGTTGCATTCCAGCTTTAGCCCCCGTGCTGGGGTATCACTTAAGTCGTGATTTCGGCTGGGAAAGTACATTTCTCTTTATGGCAGGGTTTGCCGTGATTTCTGGCTTGCTGATTTATTTCACTTTCGATGAGTCAAGACCAGCCACATCAACCAGTAACAGTCAGTCAATCTCATTTGCGAATTATCGAGCAGTCCTTGCTGAGTCTAAGTTCACCTTTCATGCGATACTAGTCATGTTGGCGATGTCGATAATCTTAGCTTATGTCAGCAGTGCTCCAGCCTTACTGATGGATAAATTAGGGTTAAGCCAAGAAGATTTTACTTTTTGGTTCAGTGTTAACGCTGTGGTATGTATTGTTGCCAGTATTATCGTGCCCCATATCGCCAAGAACCTAGGTGTTAAAAGGGCTATTGAATTAGGTCTTGTATTACTGATGGGTGTAGGTGGGCTGCTTATTGTGCAAGAAACTATTACATCAGCTGTAAATTACATGATACCTGTTATTGTCAGTTCTATCGGCTTCTCATTATTAATGGGAGTATGTACAGGACAAGCACTGTCGCCGTTTAAGCATACAGCAGGAACAGCCGCTGCTGTTTTAGGGTTTATTCAAATGAGTGGCGCGGCGCTATTGGTGACATTTATTCAAGCTATGGGATTTGGTGCAAGTGAACAATTGATTTTACTGTCCATATTGGTTTTATGCACATACATTTATTGGAAAATCCCCAGATTCAATCGCAAAATCTTAGCGCATAATTAA
- a CDS encoding DUF7661 family protein, translated as MPVKTLIKFNVFGKSMAVQRKNNEWLLFVDSGTGLRTRVYDVVIPSNLNESELTTYLADIFHENATQNDLGMSQFK; from the coding sequence ATGCCAGTAAAGACACTGATAAAATTCAACGTATTTGGTAAATCGATGGCGGTTCAAAGAAAGAACAATGAATGGCTACTGTTTGTAGATTCAGGCACAGGACTACGTACACGAGTTTATGACGTTGTGATCCCTTCAAACTTAAATGAGTCCGAACTCACCACCTATTTAGCTGATATTTTCCATGAAAACGCCACACAAAACGACTTAGGGATGTCGCAGTTCAAATAA